One segment of Bacillus alkalisoli DNA contains the following:
- a CDS encoding bifunctional metallophosphatase/5'-nucleotidase, whose translation MNKLTLTILETSDIHGSVMPINYGNNEYAHVGLAKVSTLVARERKNNKHVVLIDNGDVIQGTPLTYHYAKISVTKLNPMIKVLNELNFDAAIIGNHEFNYGMDLLNNAVKQSKFPWLSSNILDEVNEKPYFGKPYLLKDYDGVKVAILGVTTHYIPNWENPNNIVGLTFEDALQSTKQWVEKIRLEEAPDVLIVSYHGGFERHLSTGEPTEVLTGENQAYEMCQLIEGIDVLLTGHQHRTIAETTVNDVLVLQPGVNGQFLGKATISFEKVEGAWKILSKNAELLSIEGVQEDPAVLESVKDYEQATQSWLDQPMGTIKGNMLVNDAMEIRTKDNPLIEFINKVQMDISDTTISNTALFHNGSPGFPEKVTMRDIVSNYIYPNTLKVIEITGQEMKDALERCASYFLVEGNGELTVNPAFTTPKPQHYNYDMWEGIEYTLDIRKPIGSRVVQLEKDGAPLKLNETFHVVMNNYRAGGGGDYHMYKGKKVVKDITLDMSELIANYILKHKEIEATTNNNWRVIWK comes from the coding sequence ATGAATAAGCTAACTTTGACGATTTTAGAAACAAGTGATATACACGGTAGCGTTATGCCGATTAACTATGGTAACAATGAATATGCACATGTTGGTCTTGCTAAAGTAAGCACTCTTGTCGCTCGTGAAAGGAAGAATAATAAACATGTAGTGTTAATAGACAATGGAGATGTTATTCAAGGTACTCCTCTTACATATCATTATGCTAAAATCTCTGTTACAAAGTTAAATCCGATGATAAAAGTTTTAAATGAACTAAACTTCGATGCTGCTATTATTGGAAATCATGAATTTAATTATGGAATGGATTTATTAAATAATGCAGTGAAACAATCGAAATTTCCGTGGCTATCTTCCAATATTTTAGACGAAGTTAATGAAAAGCCTTATTTCGGAAAACCTTATTTGCTGAAAGATTACGATGGAGTTAAAGTGGCCATCCTTGGTGTAACAACACATTACATTCCAAACTGGGAAAACCCAAATAATATAGTTGGTCTTACTTTTGAAGATGCTCTTCAATCTACAAAGCAATGGGTAGAAAAAATCCGATTAGAAGAAGCACCGGATGTATTAATAGTTAGTTATCACGGTGGTTTTGAACGACATTTATCTACTGGTGAGCCAACAGAAGTTTTAACAGGTGAAAATCAAGCTTATGAAATGTGCCAACTAATTGAAGGAATTGACGTTCTATTAACTGGTCATCAACATCGAACAATTGCAGAGACAACTGTAAATGATGTCTTAGTTCTACAACCAGGAGTAAATGGTCAATTTTTAGGTAAAGCAACCATATCATTCGAAAAAGTAGAAGGTGCTTGGAAAATTTTATCGAAAAACGCAGAACTATTATCGATAGAGGGTGTACAAGAGGACCCAGCTGTCTTAGAAAGTGTGAAAGATTATGAACAAGCAACCCAAAGTTGGCTAGACCAACCAATGGGTACTATAAAAGGAAATATGTTAGTAAATGACGCCATGGAAATTAGAACGAAAGATAATCCGTTAATTGAATTTATTAATAAAGTTCAGATGGATATATCAGATACTACTATTTCTAATACTGCCCTATTCCATAACGGTTCACCTGGGTTCCCAGAAAAGGTAACAATGCGTGATATTGTATCTAATTATATTTATCCAAATACACTTAAAGTGATTGAGATTACTGGACAAGAAATGAAAGACGCTTTAGAGCGTTGTGCATCCTATTTTCTTGTCGAAGGGAATGGAGAATTAACAGTGAACCCAGCATTTACTACTCCAAAGCCTCAACATTATAATTACGATATGTGGGAAGGCATTGAATATACGTTAGATATTAGAAAACCAATAGGTAGTAGAGTTGTTCAATTAGAAAAAGATGGTGCACCATTAAAGTTAAATGAAACGTTCCACGTAGTAATGAATAATTACCGAGCCGGTGGTGGTGGAGACTACCATATGTATAAAGGTAAAAAAGTTGTAAAAGATATAACGTTAGATATGTCAGAGTTAATCGCTAATTATATCTTAAAACATAAAGAGATAGAAGCAACAACGAATAACAATTGGAGAGTTATTTGGAAGTAG
- the phnE gene encoding phosphonate ABC transporter, permease protein PhnE, with protein sequence MKYELPPKRKMPVIKKVRNIAIAIALLAIYVITFTQINVNWTRVFSERTINNFNRVIPQLLSPDWSKFGKVIEKMIETVFIAYAGSLMAALIAVPLAFFAANNMSRFRAVSTFGKWILDGIRAFPELVFAIIFVATVGPGPFAGVLAIAINSTGMLGKLYSEVIESIDMKVVEAMEANGANKIQILFYGIIPQVIPEFLSYAIYRFEIDVRSSSVLGIVGAGGIGLLIVIAVANRNWDEVGMILLVIIVVVTIIDYISSYIRRKIV encoded by the coding sequence ATGAAATATGAATTACCTCCAAAAAGAAAGATGCCTGTAATAAAAAAAGTTAGAAATATAGCTATTGCGATTGCATTATTAGCTATTTATGTTATTACATTTACTCAAATTAATGTTAACTGGACACGTGTTTTTAGTGAAAGAACAATAAATAACTTTAACCGTGTGATTCCACAATTACTTTCACCAGATTGGTCTAAGTTTGGAAAAGTAATTGAAAAGATGATTGAAACAGTTTTTATCGCTTACGCTGGTTCATTAATGGCAGCCCTTATCGCTGTACCACTAGCGTTTTTTGCAGCAAATAATATGAGTCGATTTCGTGCTGTTAGTACATTTGGTAAGTGGATTTTAGATGGTATTCGTGCTTTTCCAGAGCTTGTTTTCGCGATAATATTCGTTGCGACGGTTGGACCTGGTCCTTTTGCAGGGGTACTTGCTATTGCCATTAACTCAACAGGTATGTTAGGTAAACTTTACTCAGAAGTAATTGAGTCCATTGATATGAAAGTTGTAGAAGCAATGGAAGCAAATGGTGCCAATAAAATTCAAATTCTATTTTATGGTATTATTCCACAAGTAATTCCGGAGTTTTTATCATACGCTATCTATCGTTTCGAAATCGATGTACGTTCATCTTCCGTGTTGGGTATCGTTGGAGCGGGTGGTATCGGTTTATTAATCGTTATAGCCGTTGCTAACCGAAACTGGGATGAAGTTGGAATGATCTTACTTGTTATTATAGTAGTTGTTACAATAATTGATTATATTTCTTCTTACATTAGACGTAAAATCGTTTAA
- the phnE gene encoding phosphonate ABC transporter, permease protein PhnE yields the protein MSAQGKTKTQEKIVPKGVVSPELKRKSTMIFIAVAALYFWSTYETGSTLGQFFRSFPNMINMFGNFFPPNLEYVSRVIPALLETFYMAVIASTISTILTIPFCLLAARNISTNKYIYQFVRFFLNIIRTIPDIILAVVFVGIFGIGAFPGIVALIIFSLGILAKLLSDTLETIDMQPLDAMRASGANSLQTIWYGVVPQILPQFVSFSLYVFEINIRASVVLGLVGAGGIGLLLDQQIKFFRYDNAMMLIIVVFIAVVIIEYISTKIREAIV from the coding sequence ATGAGTGCACAAGGTAAAACTAAGACACAGGAGAAAATTGTCCCTAAAGGCGTCGTCTCTCCTGAGCTAAAGAGAAAATCAACAATGATTTTCATTGCTGTAGCTGCGCTTTACTTTTGGAGTACTTATGAGACCGGTTCGACTCTTGGACAATTTTTTAGAAGTTTTCCAAATATGATTAACATGTTTGGTAATTTCTTTCCTCCAAATCTAGAATATGTTTCACGTGTTATTCCAGCTTTATTAGAAACGTTCTATATGGCAGTTATTGCGTCGACAATTTCAACTATATTAACAATTCCATTCTGTTTACTTGCAGCTAGAAACATTAGTACAAACAAGTACATATATCAATTTGTACGATTCTTTCTAAACATTATCCGTACAATTCCTGATATTATTTTAGCAGTAGTATTCGTTGGTATTTTTGGTATAGGTGCATTTCCTGGTATTGTAGCGTTAATTATTTTCTCTTTAGGTATTTTAGCAAAATTATTAAGTGATACCCTAGAAACAATTGATATGCAACCGTTGGATGCAATGCGTGCATCTGGTGCAAATTCTTTACAAACAATCTGGTATGGTGTTGTACCACAGATTTTACCGCAGTTTGTATCGTTCTCACTTTATGTATTTGAGATAAATATTCGTGCATCTGTTGTTTTAGGTTTAGTTGGTGCAGGTGGGATCGGTTTACTATTAGATCAACAAATTAAGTTCTTCCGTTACGATAATGCAATGATGTTAATTATTGTCGTATTTATTGCAGTTGTTATTATCGAATACATTAGTACGAAGATTAGGGAGGCGATTGTATAA
- the phnC gene encoding phosphonate ABC transporter ATP-binding protein produces the protein MIEFKDVSLVYPNGTQGLKNINLTIKEGEFVVIVGLSGAGKSTFIRSINRLVTPTDGELLVDNDDILKYKAGDLRKLRTKVGMIFQNYNLVKRSSVMKNVVAGRLGHTGTLRSILNLYKKDDLALAYESLKRVNIEEKIYSRADELSGGQQQRVSIARVLTQKPKYILADEPVSSLDPPTAQQVMNYLKQINKEDKITTIVNLHFIDMAMEFADRIIGMRAGEVVFDGPASTVTEKTFEEIYGRAIREDDLVGGQD, from the coding sequence ATGATTGAGTTTAAAGATGTTTCCCTTGTATACCCAAATGGTACTCAAGGTTTAAAAAATATTAACTTAACTATTAAAGAAGGCGAATTCGTTGTAATTGTAGGTCTTTCTGGTGCTGGTAAGTCTACATTTATCCGTAGTATTAACCGACTAGTTACTCCAACAGATGGAGAGCTTCTAGTTGATAACGATGACATCTTAAAATATAAAGCTGGAGATTTAAGAAAGCTTCGCACAAAAGTGGGGATGATCTTCCAAAACTACAACCTTGTAAAACGTTCTTCTGTTATGAAAAATGTTGTAGCTGGACGTTTAGGACATACTGGTACTTTAAGAAGTATTTTAAATCTTTACAAAAAAGATGATTTAGCTCTTGCTTACGAAAGTTTAAAGCGTGTTAATATTGAAGAAAAAATTTATAGCCGTGCTGACGAGCTAAGTGGTGGACAACAACAACGTGTAAGTATTGCTCGTGTTTTAACTCAAAAGCCGAAATATATTTTAGCGGATGAGCCGGTTTCAAGTCTTGACCCACCAACAGCTCAGCAAGTAATGAACTACTTGAAGCAAATTAATAAAGAAGACAAAATCACTACAATAGTTAACCTGCATTTCATTGACATGGCGATGGAATTTGCAGATCGTATTATCGGAATGAGAGCTGGAGAAGTAGTTTTTGATGGTCCAGCATCTACTGTAACGGAAAAAACGTTTGAAGAAATTTACGGTCGTGCAATTCGTGAAGATGATCTGGTGGGAGGTCAAGATTAA
- the phnD gene encoding phosphate/phosphite/phosphonate ABC transporter substrate-binding protein, whose amino-acid sequence MKKFLSIMLVAILAVALVACGTGNNAANTGNTGNNDTTGGDDTATVEKPSKVVMGFVPSTESDKIADTVAPLAEKLSEILGVEVEGITMTNYTALVEAMGSGKVHIGFVPTFAYIQANERYNIEVILKSIRHGSSTYKAQYVVRADSGIETFADLKGKVWAMADVTSTSGFLFPAAQLMTEFDIATTDALQTDFFSNVVSVGSHDNALLTVLDGDADVATTFDDARTILEGDYPTIMEDLKILGYTDPIPNDTISVIPSLDPAFVEEIKAAFLSFNDDEAMLQIMNDVYRWTAIDEANDAEYDIVRETAKLTGYEG is encoded by the coding sequence ATGAAAAAGTTTTTATCGATCATGTTAGTTGCTATTTTAGCTGTAGCTTTAGTAGCATGTGGAACTGGAAACAATGCTGCTAACACAGGAAACACAGGAAACAACGATACAACTGGTGGAGACGACACTGCTACAGTTGAAAAACCATCTAAAGTTGTAATGGGCTTCGTACCATCAACTGAGTCTGATAAAATTGCTGACACAGTAGCTCCTTTAGCTGAAAAATTATCTGAAATCTTAGGTGTTGAAGTAGAAGGTATTACAATGACTAACTACACTGCATTAGTAGAGGCTATGGGTAGTGGAAAAGTTCACATTGGTTTCGTACCAACGTTCGCTTACATACAAGCGAACGAGCGTTACAACATCGAAGTTATTTTAAAATCTATCCGTCACGGAAGCTCTACTTACAAAGCTCAATACGTAGTACGTGCTGACTCTGGAATTGAGACTTTCGCTGATTTAAAAGGTAAAGTTTGGGCAATGGCTGATGTAACTTCTACATCTGGTTTCTTATTCCCAGCTGCACAGTTAATGACTGAGTTTGACATCGCAACAACTGATGCTCTACAAACTGATTTCTTTTCAAACGTAGTATCTGTAGGTTCACATGACAACGCTTTATTAACTGTTCTTGACGGTGATGCAGACGTTGCAACTACATTTGACGATGCTCGTACTATATTAGAAGGCGACTACCCAACAATTATGGAAGACTTAAAAATCTTAGGTTACACAGACCCAATCCCTAACGATACTATTTCTGTAATTCCATCTTTAGACCCTGCATTTGTTGAAGAAATTAAAGCTGCTTTCTTAAGCTTTAACGATGACGAAGCAATGCTACAAATCATGAACGACGTTTACCGTTGGACTGCTATCGACGAAGCTAACGATGCTGAGTATGATATCGTTCGTGAAACTGCTAAATTAACTGGTTACGAAGGGTAA
- a CDS encoding methyl-accepting chemotaxis protein has protein sequence MSDQFQSLVVSINNSSLHINDTVNYLREMMIETNEATEQISSSIQEIASGSEQQSSTIHDYVLNVKQIENKLNDIQLSVQNIQSRSNVARGQAVEGEQSLKILQEEMASIIDLVELTNDRIKGLATQSEKIASIVISIQKISEQTNLLALNAAIEAARAGEHGKGFAVVASEVRKLADESKGLSVRVQTELMQIINSVESSNKSIASTLEKAQDGKDVLRQSSNLFLKLAEFVNSLDEMVKEVANSTIEVSVKSNDITKGMEKVLSIATQNSADTEEVAATHEQFSSTVSIINNKAEDLEQLAQRLKKEISNMKIQDKYEQL, from the coding sequence ATGAGTGACCAATTTCAATCTTTAGTTGTTTCTATTAATAATTCAAGTTTACATATTAATGATACAGTAAACTATTTAAGAGAAATGATGATAGAAACAAATGAAGCAACAGAGCAAATATCTTCCTCCATTCAAGAAATTGCCTCTGGTTCAGAGCAACAAAGTAGTACCATACACGACTATGTTTTAAACGTTAAACAAATAGAAAATAAATTAAATGATATACAATTATCAGTTCAAAACATTCAGTCTCGATCAAATGTAGCGAGAGGTCAAGCTGTAGAAGGAGAACAATCTCTAAAAATACTTCAAGAAGAAATGGCTTCTATTATTGATCTAGTAGAATTAACCAATGATCGAATTAAAGGCTTGGCTACTCAATCAGAGAAGATAGCGTCTATAGTAATTTCTATCCAAAAGATAAGTGAGCAAACAAATCTTTTAGCCCTAAATGCGGCAATAGAAGCTGCCAGAGCAGGGGAACATGGAAAAGGTTTTGCAGTAGTAGCTAGTGAAGTAAGAAAATTAGCTGATGAATCAAAGGGATTATCAGTTCGTGTACAAACGGAATTAATGCAAATTATTAATAGTGTTGAATCATCAAATAAAAGTATCGCAAGTACATTGGAAAAAGCGCAAGATGGGAAAGACGTCCTTCGTCAATCGTCTAACCTTTTCTTAAAGCTAGCAGAGTTTGTTAATTCGTTAGATGAAATGGTAAAAGAAGTGGCAAACTCTACAATAGAAGTATCGGTGAAGTCAAATGATATAACAAAAGGTATGGAGAAAGTCTTATCGATTGCTACACAAAATAGTGCAGACACTGAAGAAGTAGCAGCAACTCATGAACAATTTTCTTCAACAGTAAGCATAATAAACAATAAAGCTGAGGATTTAGAACAGTTAGCCCAAAGGCTTAAAAAGGAAATTTCAAATATGAAAATACAGGATAAATACGAACAATTGTAA
- a CDS encoding ATP-binding protein, whose protein sequence is MNRFNVKTTPFFLYLFIALIPAILIAVFIIQQNLHIVKGNNIKEANEHLSLHKSRIDSFIHDTVTTLDAIGMVINTKREEQYEIQEVLIQMEEKDARFSGLYWVNTDGILEYSSSPPFETISIAERDYFQKAKETKTTTFSSGFKGRLTGLYIVTICTPVLDPTSDEVVGYILAGLNLYYMGQSLSELVSEQLIIVKDHKDQILFLTSVDSPVDSVMISSSLQNVDWTIEAHSLPASTSDVIYSSLPAMFATFILSHVIYLAFLSFFLRRKSIQEKRKQEKQKLQLIGQLAASTAHEIRNPLTGIKGLVTLLSEKHFDKEDQYYFSIIQDEITRINLIVSEFLVLGKPTADKHELHNLSEIVLELKPLIESEAHLHNAQLNVNITQDVIHLFCVKDQLKQIILNLCRNSFEAMQTQGTLHIDVLKQKKEALLIFKDNGVGISDVALKKVFDPFFTNKEMGTGLGLVICKRIVEYHNGTITIDSKEGQGTFVTISLPLAN, encoded by the coding sequence TTGAATAGATTTAATGTAAAAACGACGCCATTCTTCCTATACTTATTTATCGCACTAATTCCTGCAATTTTAATAGCCGTTTTCATCATTCAGCAAAATTTACATATTGTGAAAGGAAACAACATTAAAGAGGCAAACGAACACTTATCCCTTCATAAAAGTAGAATTGACTCTTTTATCCATGATACAGTCACAACACTTGACGCAATTGGCATGGTTATTAATACTAAGAGAGAAGAACAATATGAAATACAAGAAGTCCTTATTCAAATGGAAGAAAAGGATGCACGGTTTTCTGGTTTATACTGGGTAAACACAGATGGTATTCTTGAATATTCATCCTCTCCTCCATTTGAAACGATTAGTATTGCGGAGCGCGATTATTTCCAAAAAGCAAAGGAAACCAAAACTACTACATTTTCTTCTGGCTTTAAAGGTAGATTAACAGGGTTGTATATCGTAACTATTTGTACTCCTGTGTTAGATCCTACAAGTGATGAAGTTGTTGGATATATTTTGGCAGGATTGAACTTGTACTACATGGGTCAAAGCTTATCCGAACTTGTATCAGAGCAACTAATCATTGTTAAAGATCATAAAGACCAAATACTATTTTTGACGAGTGTTGATTCTCCAGTTGATTCAGTAATGATATCTTCTTCTTTACAAAATGTTGATTGGACCATTGAGGCACATAGTTTACCTGCCTCCACTAGTGACGTAATTTATTCTTCTTTACCAGCTATGTTTGCTACCTTTATCTTAAGTCATGTCATCTATCTTGCATTCCTTTCTTTTTTTCTCCGTAGAAAATCTATACAAGAAAAAAGAAAACAAGAAAAACAAAAGCTACAACTAATTGGACAACTAGCTGCAAGTACTGCTCATGAAATTAGAAATCCACTTACGGGAATAAAAGGGCTTGTAACATTATTAAGTGAGAAGCATTTTGACAAAGAAGATCAATATTATTTTTCTATTATTCAAGATGAAATTACGAGGATTAATTTAATTGTTAGTGAGTTTCTTGTTTTAGGAAAGCCAACTGCTGATAAGCATGAGTTACATAACCTCTCCGAAATAGTATTAGAACTAAAACCATTAATAGAATCGGAGGCCCATCTTCATAATGCTCAACTAAATGTAAATATTACACAGGATGTAATTCATCTATTCTGCGTTAAAGATCAATTAAAACAAATTATATTGAATTTATGCAGAAATTCTTTTGAAGCGATGCAAACTCAAGGTACCTTACATATAGATGTTTTGAAGCAAAAAAAAGAAGCCTTACTAATTTTCAAAGATAATGGTGTTGGAATTTCAGATGTGGCATTGAAGAAAGTGTTTGATCCCTTTTTTACAAATAAAGAAATGGGAACTGGTCTCGGATTAGTAATCTGTAAGCGAATTGTTGAATATCATAATGGTACGATAACCATTGATAGTAAAGAAGGTCAAGGTACATTCGTTACGATTAGTTTGCCTTTGGCTAATTAG
- a CDS encoding ZIP family metal transporter — protein sequence MLEVFIGSTLAAMSTGLGALVILFLNKKISHRTRDTLLAFSAGIMMAATMMGLIPESLEYGGFTPLAVGLLLGVLALNQLEKRIPHIDLEHKRSGISFDQKAILIVAAITLHNIPEGLAVGVSYASESQETGNMIAVAIGLQNAPEGLLVALFLINQKISRWKAFFVATLTGIVEIPMAFLGFYLTSLVSWLVPVGLAFAAGAMLFIIYKELIPESHGDGNERVATYSFIFGVLFMIFIIDLF from the coding sequence ATGTTAGAAGTTTTTATCGGAAGCACTTTAGCAGCAATGTCGACAGGACTAGGTGCACTTGTAATATTATTTTTAAATAAAAAAATAAGCCATAGAACTAGAGACACTTTACTAGCTTTTTCAGCAGGTATTATGATGGCAGCTACCATGATGGGCTTAATACCTGAGTCATTAGAGTACGGTGGCTTCACACCGCTTGCAGTTGGCCTTTTATTAGGTGTTCTTGCTTTAAATCAGCTTGAAAAAAGAATACCTCATATCGATTTAGAACATAAACGATCTGGAATATCGTTTGATCAAAAGGCAATATTAATTGTTGCAGCTATTACGTTACATAATATACCAGAAGGATTGGCAGTTGGCGTTAGTTATGCTTCTGAATCTCAAGAAACAGGTAATATGATTGCGGTGGCAATTGGACTACAAAATGCACCAGAAGGATTACTAGTAGCACTTTTTTTAATTAATCAAAAAATTAGTAGATGGAAAGCTTTTTTTGTCGCAACTTTGACAGGTATAGTAGAAATTCCGATGGCATTTTTAGGGTTTTATTTAACTTCATTAGTATCATGGTTAGTCCCAGTCGGGTTAGCTTTCGCTGCAGGAGCAATGTTGTTTATTATTTACAAAGAACTAATTCCAGAAAGCCATGGAGACGGTAACGAACGAGTAGCTACTTATTCTTTTATTTTTGGCGTTCTGTTTATGATTTTTATTATCGATCTTTTTTAA
- a CDS encoding aspartyl-phosphate phosphatase Spo0E family protein encodes MSHEQYMKCLMNKISKKRECMVTIANRSGIQSEDTLKISQDLDKLIVEYQNLLYKKKNHHMTSGGI; translated from the coding sequence TTGTCTCACGAACAGTACATGAAGTGTTTAATGAATAAAATTAGTAAAAAACGAGAATGTATGGTGACCATAGCAAACCGTTCTGGAATACAAAGTGAAGATACATTGAAAATTAGTCAAGACTTAGATAAGCTAATTGTTGAATACCAAAATCTCTTATATAAAAAGAAAAACCACCACATGACAAGTGGCGGAATTTAA
- a CDS encoding YkvA family protein gives MIDKTNSLPSMRVIWRELKELLQLAKDWKTGNYPSASRFTIFIIFVAAGYFFMPFDIIPDFLIGIGFLDDIIIISFIFYLLRNEIKRYRSWKNTHSQRDVHEK, from the coding sequence TTGATTGATAAAACTAACTCCTTACCGTCTATGAGAGTAATTTGGAGAGAATTGAAGGAATTACTTCAATTAGCGAAAGATTGGAAAACTGGAAATTATCCATCTGCTTCCCGTTTCACTATTTTTATTATTTTTGTTGCAGCTGGTTACTTTTTCATGCCATTCGATATAATACCTGATTTTTTGATAGGGATTGGATTTCTTGATGACATTATCATTATTAGTTTTATTTTTTATTTATTAAGAAATGAAATAAAGCGTTACCGCTCTTGGAAAAATACACATAGTCAGAGGGATGTACATGAAAAATAA
- a CDS encoding divergent polysaccharide deacetylase family protein, producing MKNKLYILLILLFSVLVFVPCYTFASTVEKKVAIVIDDFGNNMKGTDEILSLPATLTIAVMPFLSTTKEDAELAHKLGHEVILHLPMEPRKGKKSWLGPGAITTDLSDEEIHKRVNAAMDEVPHIVGINNHMGSKATSDERVMRIVLQICKERGLYYLDSKTSGKSVVAKIATELGVPYLENELFFDEVYTTKHIVRQANQLLKRMDEKDSIIAIGHVGVAGEKTASVLKQYIPTLKRKAKTVPLSDLLLDKMEPIFEITHNKKTN from the coding sequence ATGAAAAATAAACTTTATATTTTGTTGATATTACTCTTCTCAGTTTTAGTATTTGTTCCTTGTTACACTTTTGCCTCAACAGTTGAAAAGAAAGTCGCTATCGTTATTGATGACTTTGGAAATAATATGAAAGGAACGGATGAGATTCTTTCGTTACCTGCAACCTTAACCATTGCCGTAATGCCCTTTTTATCAACAACAAAAGAAGATGCCGAACTTGCACATAAACTGGGACATGAAGTAATTTTACATTTGCCGATGGAACCTAGGAAAGGAAAAAAAAGTTGGTTAGGGCCCGGGGCTATTACGACAGATCTTTCTGATGAAGAAATACATAAAAGAGTAAACGCTGCAATGGACGAGGTACCACATATCGTTGGAATTAATAATCACATGGGTTCGAAAGCCACTTCAGATGAACGAGTAATGAGGATAGTGTTACAAATATGTAAAGAGCGTGGTTTATATTATTTAGATAGTAAAACTAGTGGAAAAAGCGTTGTTGCAAAGATAGCCACTGAATTAGGTGTACCATATTTAGAAAATGAACTGTTTTTTGATGAAGTATATACAACTAAACATATTGTAAGACAAGCAAATCAATTGCTTAAAAGAATGGATGAAAAAGATTCCATTATCGCCATTGGGCATGTGGGAGTTGCTGGAGAAAAGACGGCAAGCGTGTTAAAACAATACATTCCTACTTTAAAAAGAAAAGCAAAAACCGTGCCATTGTCCGATTTATTACTTGATAAAATGGAGCCAATATTTGAAATTACACACAATAAAAAAACTAATTAA
- the cbpA gene encoding cyclic di-AMP binding protein CbpA, with product MKIRYNFVPKHDVKHCEPTFTVKQAYDTIKDTGYRCIPVLSDNGRKFEGFVYKVHLLDYLYEKKGTEQDSVSSLVINNDAYIYEEDSFFKAFFTIKRLPFIAVLNENEEFIGILTHANVMDVLADSFGMKTGGYTLTVATIEHKGAIKDLVSLLKDVNIDGMLTLDNGEKYLRRIIINLPEELTEEKVKNIVKKLEDKGEFRVTHIDEIDPQQ from the coding sequence ATGAAAATTCGCTACAATTTCGTGCCAAAACACGATGTTAAGCATTGCGAACCAACATTTACAGTAAAACAAGCATACGACACAATTAAAGACACAGGCTATCGTTGTATACCGGTCTTATCAGACAACGGAAGAAAATTTGAAGGCTTTGTTTATAAAGTTCATTTATTAGACTATTTATATGAAAAGAAAGGAACGGAACAAGACTCCGTTTCGAGCTTAGTTATAAACAATGATGCATATATATATGAAGAAGATTCCTTCTTTAAAGCTTTTTTCACGATTAAACGTCTACCATTCATAGCAGTATTAAATGAAAATGAAGAGTTTATCGGAATTTTAACACACGCAAACGTAATGGACGTACTTGCCGACTCTTTCGGAATGAAAACAGGAGGCTATACATTAACAGTTGCGACGATCGAACATAAAGGTGCTATTAAAGATTTAGTATCTTTACTAAAAGATGTGAATATTGATGGAATGTTAACGTTAGATAACGGTGAAAAATACTTACGCCGTATTATTATTAACTTACCTGAAGAATTAACCGAAGAAAAAGTGAAGAATATTGTGAAGAAGTTAGAAGATAAAGGCGAATTTAGAGTAACGCATATCGATGAGATTGATCCACAGCAATAA